A genomic window from Vicia villosa cultivar HV-30 ecotype Madison, WI unplaced genomic scaffold, Vvil1.0 ctg.002903F_1_1, whole genome shotgun sequence includes:
- the LOC131640034 gene encoding uncharacterized protein LOC131640034, with the protein MGTLFAERGAKWSVVLSSGQTFTESCMKVMKEEMAKSSTHHVRIFDYNHNTFSVKETMDHGEGKPMGDYKVNLKDLWCDCGKCQAYRVPCSHVIAACSVVRQDAYALLSGVYRVVKLFGVYNTSFPVLPLDEYWPSFEGDQICHNPLMRRNKKDRLVSSRIRTEMDKYDKLERKCALCRLPGHNRTNCPNVGTSNV; encoded by the coding sequence atggGAACACTTTTTGCTGAAAGGGGTGCTAAGTGGAGTGTAGTATTGAGTTCTGGACAAACATTTACAGAAAGTTGCATGaaggtgatgaaagaagaaatggcAAAATCCAGCACGCATCATGTAAGAATATTTGACTATAACCATAACACTTTCAGTGTGAAGGAGACAATGGACCATGGTGAAGGAAAGCCTATGGGAGATTACAAGGTAAACCTAAAAGATCTTTGGTGTGACTGTGGAAAGTGTCAAGCTTACCGTGTTCCTTGTTCACACGTTATTGCTGCATGTTCTGTGGTGCGCCAAGACGCCTATGCTCTACTGTCCGGCGTTTACAGAGTCGTAAAGTTATTCGGTGTTTACAACACAAGTTTTCCAGTACTACCATTAGATGAGTATTGGCCCTCCTTTGAAGGAGATCAAATTTGTCACAACCCATTGATGCGGAGGAACAAGAAAGACCGTCTGGTGAGCTCACGTATTAGAACGGAAATGGACAAGTATGATAAGTTGGAGAGAAAATGTGCGTTGTGTCGTCTTCCTGGTCACAACCGAACGAATTGTCCAAATGTTGGAACCAGTAATGTATag